ccagtacataataTCTTGACAAAATTTATTAACACAATACTTTTCATCAATACATGAGAAATATTCATAAGGTTCtatgttttgttgttttttatctgcaaaaattaatttttttctattagaACAGTGCAACATAGGAAACGTTCATCTACATTCAGAATCCAACTTCTGAATTATGTTCCAAAAAGATTAAAAAAGCAGTTTACTACTTCATGGCACTCAACCTTCTCATATTAAAACAGTgcaatatacagagtgattcaaaaggaATACCACATCTTTGGTAATCGAGAACTCTGCAAAAATAAAAGGAAAGCTGTGCTGTTTCTGTCGTCGACTGAACGAAGCTATGATGCTTAAAATCGTTGCCCACTTCGCCGCCAGGAGCTCTGTAAGCCACGCAACcttcatttctgtagtcagtgcacaCATGTTTACTGCTCGACAAAAAGctcgttctacaatattacttttattgttaaccagttttcggcttacaaggccatcttcagacatttactgagtattatcaccaaagaagtaacAAGTCTTTGGTAAtattactcagtaaatgtctgaagatggccttgtaagccgaaaactggttaacaataaaagtaatattgtagaacaaaagcagactggtgcttttcatttattataatgttgttctaccaagaagcgacagaagattctgttaacataaaAAGTTCTTTGTGTTATCGAGTACGACAGAAGGGAATCGACAAAAGTTGTCCATTTGGTAGCAAATATGGTGTTTAGCCTCCTCATAGGTGGTGTATCGTATGTTGGCATAAACATTTCACGAAGAAAGGCGGTCTGTGTAAAAGGAAAAGCTCCGGTGGGCCTCGCACTATTTAAGGAAATGATGGCCTCTTTCTGGAAACAAATGCTCGCAGTCGTGGAAAATGGATCCGCCGAGCTAGCAGAAAGCTGCAAATTCCACAGCCGACCATTTGGAGAGTCCTGAGGAAAAGGTTAGTAATGAAACCTTAGAGCGGGTAATCGATTCAAGCCTTTCCCAAAGGTGGAAAGAATTGAGTATAGTATTACTGTCATTgagcaaatggaaacagatgagcgGTTCATTTGTAAGTTAGTGTTTAGCGCTGAAGCAGCATTTCACACAACAGGGGAAGTCAATCGGCACGAGGAAAAGGGCGGGAGTTTCCAACGCTTGCCTTCGCGCTTGGTAAAACGTATCTTGCCCAGGAAGGTCACCCAGTACCTGATCAACATTTGGAGCATTACTGAGTGGGTCCTCTAACcgcctcggaattttgacgatgtaTCGCACCACCCGGACAAAAATTTGGCCCTATATCCCCCAggactctatcagtcaatgtcataCCGAATGACTGCGTGCATATGGAGCCTAggcttgcgggctttcaaataaaaaaaaatgatgtggtggtgtggtggccctcaactacgtacctgaAATTCCTGAGCTAGCGGGACAGAGCGcgtgaggttatatttgtggaaagtgaCCAAAATAAGTTTCTGTCAGTTACAATCGACATATAAACATTATTACTTAAAACACACAATGACATAGGCAAGAATTAAAAACTCACAAAGTATTAACAAAAGAGCtcctttgatttgatttaaatcggctgaaggccacatacgaaagcCCAGGGCCCacggcctaagcaaggaattgagatcCAGGAGTTCTTCTGGAAGGTTCACTTCTATCAAAAaaatttttacttcaataaaaGTAGGCTAAAGGCACACATTAAGCATGAACAGTGTTACGGATTAAGACCAAAACTAAGATTTTCAGTGTTACTTCTAAATAGGCTGATACCcagctgaaggccgcatatcaaccaaacaatttaacggcttaaagcTTAAGAAGAAGGACTTCCAATTTAACAGACTGAGGGCCTTAGCTTAAAACAATTCATACAAACTCGCCTGAAGGCTATGATTTTAGGGAAtatcaacattttaaaattttgggtTTAAGAGAGATTCAAACTAGGCTGAAAGCCACATACTAAAGAACAACAATCTTATCACTTAAGCGCAAgtcaaaattttgaattttctgtttAATAGAGActgaactcggctgaaggccacatactaagaACTACCAATCTTATGACCTACGGGCAGgaacaaaatttagaaattttaatttaaaagagattaaaactcggctgaaagctAGACACCATGTCAAAACAATTTTagggcttaaggcctaggaagaagagctttcaatttgaataaGCTGAGGGCCTTAGCTTAAAACGTTTCATGCAAATTCGGCCGAAGGCCTCATACCCAAAAAATAACAATGACCTAACGGCAAGAGCAAGATTTtaaatttgcagtttaaaagtgtttCAAACTAGGCTGAGGGCCACAAACCATGGAAAAACAATTTCGCAGCTTAAGGCCTATAGAAAAAAAACTTAcagttttaataagctaaaactcggctgaaggtaacacagagtacttaagactaaaaggaaatGATTATGTAAAACACAAGGGGCCCCGCTCAGAAGGTTTCAAGGGTCGGCCTCAGAAATAACACTAACgcacatttaggtgagacagaaAGCCAAGCATAACACTAAACAACCCGAGACACTGGCGCGGACCCAACCATGGAGAGGGAACACTCCGACATATCTGCACAGGCAAGGAACCGATCCATGCCCGGCGAGATGACTAATTAAAGGGGCCCAGAAACattcagagaaccagttacacttcgcccgatgagacgacccacAGAACGACCAACCTACGGTCGTCCCCGCTCAAAGCTCCTACCGTTGGAcaatgcatgtgtgtcgccagcggtcggacgAGTACTGACTGTCCGCGCTTCACCtgtgctccgtccccgacttcactgctgctccgtACCGCCTGAACTGCCGCGTGCTTCTCTCACCTCCCGACACACCACGACCCGGAAACGCTACCGGTCGCTCAAGAGGTGGCACCAGATTGGACTTATCGATAAgcgttgctgctgccactcacgggcaggaagtttgtgacgccagtaaatggaataagaaaacgagtcgGCAGTACCACAagagaaaatgacaaacaataaacgggatGAAAACGAGCCTCACACGGCTCAGTACCCTcttgactcagagttgaaatattaaacgttttggctggtttcgttgccatgggctgggatacgtagttgcgcaTTACATGCgaaatactgctgagtctgcagtatacaatattaatatatgcataaatcgaatggtcgaaggctcttatcactcggcaattgcgatttttgaatgttatatagaaatttataaatgaaagattgcaattaaataaattctgcaggtactattttaacaactttaaatgatgggtacgatagcagaagtacctttaagaatgccctttattactgtaaaacactaattggtgttgatggtccagcaagaaaataaaatgtaagttgaataatagggaaacaatagattcctacttcagtaATTAAttacgaacaacaacatagctcgtgacatattcacttccaaacgcatattacgtcttcactgcagaagccacggaagtctCACAAGTGCACTGCTCCACACTCCAAGTCTTTCCCTTGATCGTGCGTCCGTCGCGCAGTACCATCCAGGaccctctcgtgtcctctcccgtaaTGTTCAGAACTCCCCTGTCCTCTCCTGAAACGATGCTCCTCTCCCACTTCCATACATTCTCTCCACATGTCCTAtttggaacgatcgctgtgattggctagagcgctcctgccctgtctccaagccaccgcacactcacaaacataatgaaacacatttgaaatactcaatttacatttaagtaactagaaattaattaaatattcctatggctggagcGTAAGCACGCTctgacacacattattaaatacataaacaaattaaataaacatatattaaagaaatagaaggaaaagtaggcctgtagcctaatgtctctgtgccttCTGAAACGCAgttaatatttgaccaatttcttcatgaatagtgtatatggaatataaacaaagacatagataaaTAAACATACTTGTAGGCATGCTGCTACcgctttttcgtgtaactgtggattaCTTATGGCCTGACATGATTAATAGTAATCGGCTACTTTGACTTCCAGTAAGTCatatactattcaagttacatgcttgTAATTCATATCAATTTcattttacactaatagctttctaaagacacgttgaTCGACAAAATAGGATCAagtgtttagattttggaaattggttgctgggtgttgcttgtataatttacagtcagatactaaactttaaactaataaagatattgaaaatcttgtTAGACCATCAGAATCGAGGTGCACATAATGgtagtgtacatgtttctttttaaggtatcgtgattcctctggctattattaatttttacatgAGCTGTGAAATGTATGCTATTCTGGTTTCTCAGAGTCCGCCATATTTGGCACTCCTTTCATCGACACAAAGTACCTTCTGCCACAAAGCATTAACATataattcccagccacgtggcctGGACCaggcgctggggctacccctcttgctccggctaacgTACGGCACCACCTGGTCGCTGACGAGCCCTGGTTTGCCGAGCGGTCCTTGTGGCCACGCCAGCTATGAACTTAGAAtactttcagggcgccacaacccgCCCATTACCTCACACgctacttgctcaatttgtggagcactttctcttcaataaaccatacaatattttttaaactaattatttgtttgcctgtacatgtatatCATATCTTCATATTTCcatccaattcggataattcctttgctgTGCATACTTTGCTTTCCGCTCTCTCTCGCTTTGATAACAAATTTTCCTTTATCAGAAACACATTTCTTGATATCGCCAACaagcatttttatatcccctataacGTCCATTGCCAGTTATTTTGATACCCaagcagcaaaactcatctacctttTTTAGTGTTAGctttcctaatccaatttcctgAACATCGCCTGACTTAGTCCCTCTACAAtgcattacttttttttacttttattgattgTCATATTATGGCTTCCTTCGAAAACACGATCACTTCCACTTaattgctcttccaactcctttgttgCCCTTGACAGTATTAAAGAGTCCTTGGCAGTCATCAAAACTTTTTCTCCCTTCTGCCTCAAAATTTTTCGTTGGCTTCCTTTTCAGATTTCTCTTTGTACAGACTAAATAACAAAGGGGACAGGCTACAGCTCTGTCTTATTGCCTTCTCATTTATTTCTTCCCTTTTACGTACTCCGACGATGATAACCACCGTCCggtactgtacaagttgtaaataacctttagctCCCTGAGTCTTATCTCTTAGGCATCTCTGAGAGTGAAATCCAGTCAACTTTTTTAAAAGTTTTCTCTGAGGCTACAAATGCCATATTCGTTAGTTTCCCTTTCAAAGGTATCATTACAGGCCACATACTGTCCCGACGTTCGTTGCTTGGAAGCATGTAAATGAGAGGTGGTAGCGCTCTAAATCTGTTACATGCCTTAATAAGTAATAATTGTTTAAGGTGCATTCAAAATACTTTTTACCAGTCTGCATAATTCAAAACAGTTTTCCTTTTCCTAGGATGTTAGTTATGTGATACAAGGAGGACAACATGTTTAAACAGAAAATAAGTGAAGTAAGAAAGTGAgtcattaaaaagaaagaaaagtaattaaaaagtgCATAATCATTTCTTTAATATATTAAGGTAGCCAGTTGGTAAGAGAGATGGATGATATTGCCACCGGTTTTGTCGGTGATTTTTTCTACCACACTGTCACCAGAAACCAGCGGTGTGAGGGGAGGATGATTTACTGATTACCTGGAGAATCGTAAAATCgttgtttcttcagtatgtacctaAGTCTCGGAATGGTAGGAGAAAGAGAAATGACAACGCTATGAAGTACATGTTCAACATATCTCATTGCTGATGACATTTTATTACAATTGCCACAGGTCAACATTTGTTGACTGAATCAGAAAGCACGTTAGTTGGGAAGAAACTGTTGCACTTGACCGTAGATTTGTATATTATGAAATACAACTTCGAAAGTTATCCCAATGAGGGTACATCACTTCACATTGTATCAGCAGGTTTGTAATACGCAAGCTTCTCAGATGGGACCGTACGTACAAGGCTAGTAAGGCTAGCGACATGGAAATAATAACGTACTAAAAAGATATATTAACACATTTCTTACATAAAGCTCCCTATCTTACGTTGTTCGTTTTGATGTACATACATTCTATCTGTATGTAAAAGTAATTTTTCTATACACTCTTCTGGATGCCATTTGTTTTAACGTCTTTCTACATACTAGACTGAAAAATGTTAAGCcagaaattatatttaataatataCTTTAAACGATACGGAATCgtacttttaatttaacattattaatttgttGTTGCTGGGATAAATGGATTTTGACATTAGGATGAGAAAGAAAGAATGTTTCAATATGTGCTACATTAACATTTATTTATCAGAAGTACAGCATTAACAGACCACTTTCTTAAATTTAGACTTGTCCACTTCAGTGTGATTACTGACGACTTCCCATATCAGCTCCATCAACTCGTCGCTAGGTTCCTTGACAGTTGTGAAGATTTGAGCCATTTCTGTAACATAAACGTTCGCGTTATGCAATTTTGCACTTGCGAATTGTCGGACAGGATTAAAAGTATCATGAATCTTTACAGAATATGCAAATGCTGCAGATTATCGTAGATTTCCTGACAACAACTGAATTTAATGAATAAGATTGCAGACTGGTGTTAATGCCGGGTAGAATACACTAAAATTACACAATAATGCTTTCCAATATTTCAGCTAAATTATACCACAACGTCTGTGGAAGTTAGAAATCATTAACTGAAAATAGGCTTGGAAGGTAAAAAGTAGAACTTAAATTTTAACTTCTTGTTGACGAGAAGTTTATTAGAGTCCGAGCATAAGCACGGACAGGGGAAGAAATGGAAACGTAATCGGCAGAGTCTGTTTCAAATTAATTATTCCCAGAATTTCATTTAAGATATTTAGGGTGATCTAATAATATGAATGGCAGGATGTTGATTTGAACCAGCACGCTAGCAGAAGAGTGTCCATACTCTTTCCACTGCTCGTCTCCGTCAGCGAAACTGCTCGGAAGAACAATACCGAATGTGGCatgacagtatcaacaaaatcATAAGACAAGAGACGCTTCCTGCCGTGTATGTGCCACAACTGGAAATAGTGTTACTACTATACTAAGCTTAAATGGGGATAACTTCAGCAGGCAATGAAAATAATGCACAGTTTGGCTcatcatgggaaaaaatatatgtatggtggtacaaaaagatacggacaaactttcaggaaacattcctcacacacaaataaagaaaagatgttatgtggacatgtgtccggaatcgcttaatttccatgttagagctcattttagttacgtcagtatgtactgtgcgttctcgattcaccgccagttggcccaattgaaggacggtgatgttgacttcggtgcttgtgttgacatgcgacagattttctgtgaacgtttgggcaggcattgttggtgatgtcttgattgggccccatgttcttccacctacgctcaatggagcacgttatcgtgatttcatacgcgatactctatctgtgctgctagaacatgtgcctttacaagttcgacacatcatgtggtacatgcacgatggagctcctgcacatttcagtcgaagtgttcgtacacttctcaacaacagattcggtgaccgatggattggtagaggccgaccaattccatggcctccacgctgtcctgacctcaaccctcatgcctttgatttatgggggcatttgaaagctcttgtctacgcaaccccggtaccaaatgtagagactcttcgtgctcgtattgtagacggctgtgataaaatacgccattatccagagctgcatcagcgcatcagggattccatacgacggagagtGGATCCATGTATccgcgctaacggaggacattttggacatttcctgtaacaaagtgtttgaattcacgctggtacgtcctgttgctgtgtgtttccattctatgatcaatgtgatttgaagagaagtaataaaatgagctctaccgtggaaagtaagcgtctccggacacatgtccacatgacatattttctttctttgtgtgtgaggaatgtttcctgattttggccgtacctttttgtaacacacacacatataagttCAAGGACTTGTTTTTTGGTAGTGTTCACCTTTATGAAGCTGAGAAAAATGTACGGTAGACGATAGAAAATTCTATTGCAAATACAACTTAAAACATTGAGTAGTGAGACGGACACAGAATCACTGCAGCAATATTTTTTTCACTTCACCCTCACACACCGAAATGAGAAACTATTGTCATAGCTCGTTCATGACGCACAAAATATTGCAGAGGTTGTTAGAGGAAGTAGATGCAAGAGACTAACCATATCCCAGAAAGCAGTAGTGGTCCATGATGAAATCCTCGTGCGAGTACACTACATTATATGGTCCGCTCAGTAGAGATTCCCCTGGAAAAAGAGGAAAATATTTATCAACTCATACACATGTGTACAGATCGTGCCAGTTAGAATTACTGTTTACTGCGACATCTATGTCTAGCTCCTCCAGAGGAATAAGGTAAAGAAAAATTAGTTTGTTCCGGTGTAAGAGTAATGAGTGTGCCCTCTGCTATCAACAAAAATATGCCTCTACACGTCTGTGAGAAAACTAGCTTACATTTTTGGAAGTATGAATTTGCACTTACATACGCCTTCATAGACCTTGTCCAGCTTGTTTCCAGTGACAGACACATAGCTGTTCAGAGGAaagctgaaaaaaagaaagaacagaacaAGTTAGTGGAATGTTTCTACCATGCTCATGCGTATTTACTGACATCGCTGTGCTAAAATCTGGGAATGTTTCTAGGATGCAGCCTTTACATTGAAATCagcactaacgatttccgaagtcgcTCCAGCCAGTGCTGCACACAACCCGTGTTGCATTTCTTTCTGTATGATGGTTATAGTGTGTTTACGAAGTTTTTCCAAGCAGCTGCGTTACAGGTGTAAAAATTGAAAATTCCGGGAGAAGACCAATTGGCTCTCTCAAGACTTCACATAATTCGGAATATTTTAGACATATTCCGGAGGCAATGGAAGCAGTAGACGCTCTAGCAAAGTATACTTCGTAAGTCATAAGTGTCATCCTTTCCCTAACCAGAACTACTTGCAGTGCAGGTTGTTCCATAGAAACATAATGACGAGAGCTGAAAAACCGAAAGCATGTTAAATATTAATACGCAATTCCCTTATGAAAGGATTGCCTCTTTCTTATTTCTGACGTTTAACTTGAAAATAGCAGCATATTCCTTACAATATAACTTCAAACCGCTGAGAGAACTAGAAAAATAAATACCCAGACTGAaaatttctgacagattaaaaattttaatatacaaACTGGAACTTCCTGACATATTATAACTGTACTACATCGCTGCTACTACAAAGTATGTGGACTGTTTTGAAAGTATGACATTCATCAAGTAACAATAATATTTGTCCAATCCGTCAGGGTAGATGTATATCTCGGTAACGACTAAAACCCTTTTTTATTGAAAATGATTTTATTACGTTGAAGGAATAAGTATCAACATGTGGTTCAATATCtccagtgtcacagaaattatttaCATTGGTATAGATTTGTATCTCCCTTGCTTCCAGTGGAAAGCATTATTTTCCGTCACTAACGAATGAAGCTCTCCCAAGAAAAGAGGTTAATTGTCCCTTATTTACCGTGATCCAACAGAATCCAAGCATTGTAACCAGCGTACACACGATATTTAACCTACAGCAGGGTAACCTAGTGACTTACAGAGGCGCTTTGCTGAAGTTGCCAGTGAGGTACATCTCGGTGTCGCTCTCCCCAGGAGACTGGACGTACGTGACGCAGCCCAGGTCAAACAGGCCGGGTACCTGGTACTGGTACTGCTGGTACCACGGCTTCTCCTCCTATGGTTCCACAGCGGAGTTTGTAAGTACAGTGTTCACAGCATGTGACGATAAATAGTCTAGTGTACAAATTGGAGGGTTTAACCGCTGATTCAGTGAAACTTAATGTTAAAGACTAAAATAAGCTTCACCGCAAGTTGACTAGAGGTTAAAACAAAACTCAACAGACAAAAATGGGGAATGATTTAACTACGCCAATACAACTgaagtatatatacatatgtaacaTTACAGCAAGGCTGAGGTATACGTTACACTGTCTCTGTTTAGAGTATCATATACATAAAGAAAATCGTAATTTGAGTAACAAATTGCTGTGAATTCAGGAAGTTTCTGCCTTAAGGTTTTAGTTAGTTCTATTACGGGGAAGATCTCTCAGAATACGTTACCCTAATTTAGGGCAATTACTTTTCTACTGTTACACGTTAACTACGAATCTTATTTCCTCCTGCCCTAAAGACACTAAAAGACTGCTTTTAACAAGATGTAAAGTATTCATAAGTACAATATATGTAAGTTTGTACGATACCCTTTCTCTGCTGCTGCTGTTAACTTACGGTAGTCATGTAGAACGTCTCAGTGGAGGCAGCTGGCAGTACACAGCCCACACTCTCTGTGGAAGCACCCTTTGCCAGCAACGGCAACACCAGGAGTAGCAGCGAAAACATCTGTCGTCAAAGATGACACTGTTTATAGAAATTGATGGAATATAAGATAAGTgtggtgattcagctgtccctacctatgggttttatgaaAGCCACAATGCCTTCAAAAAGTACACTCGAGACACTCTTATTCTCTCACTTCCTA
This region of Schistocerca gregaria isolate iqSchGreg1 chromosome 7, iqSchGreg1.2, whole genome shotgun sequence genomic DNA includes:
- the LOC126281298 gene encoding uncharacterized protein LOC126281298 gives rise to the protein MLSLLLVVLPLLAEGAFSEESVGCVLPAASTEKFYMTTEEKPWYQQYQYQVPGLFDLGCVTYVQSPGESDTEMYLTGNFSKAPLFPLNSYVSVTGNKLDKVYEGVWESLLSGPYNVVYSHEDFIMDHYCFLGYEMAQIFTTVKEPSDELMELIWEVVSNHTEVDKSKFKKVVC